The following proteins come from a genomic window of Nitrospirota bacterium:
- a CDS encoding regulatory protein RecX, whose translation MKISNNKSKGQRAASRSSDSTSSARGYALRLLSIRGRSERELRDRLRRKGFKEDTIDTTVSALKEFGLIDDPALADDLISYAVNRKSLGTRGVRALLQKRGIPEDIINSSGIDTIDETKSAEELVRKKVKLFKGLPKEKVMRRLYGMLQRRGHSFETIKRVLDGERKNLE comes from the coding sequence ATGAAGATATCGAACAACAAAAGCAAGGGTCAAAGAGCGGCATCCCGATCGAGCGATTCCACCAGTAGTGCCAGGGGCTATGCCTTACGGCTCCTGAGTATCAGGGGAAGGAGTGAAAGGGAGCTCAGGGACCGTTTAAGGAGAAAGGGGTTTAAAGAAGACACCATCGATACAACTGTCTCGGCACTAAAAGAATTCGGCCTTATTGATGACCCGGCACTGGCAGATGATCTCATATCGTATGCCGTTAATAGAAAAAGCCTTGGCACAAGAGGAGTAAGAGCCCTGCTTCAAAAAAGAGGAATACCTGAGGATATTATTAACTCTTCGGGCATTGATACAATTGACGAGACAAAGAGTGCCGAGGAGCTTGTCCGGAAAAAGGTCAAGCTCTTTAAAGGACTTCCAAAAGAAAAGGTGATGAGGAGGCTCTACGGTATGCTGCAGCGGAGAGGGCATTCCTTTGAGACCATAAAGAGGGTTTTGGATGGAGAGAGGAAGAATCTGGAGTGA
- a CDS encoding PilT/PilU family type 4a pilus ATPase encodes MEINELLKEAYSRQASDLHIKVGSPPVLRIHGELVPLQGIQRITQEEALKMATIVMSPGQRELFKKRHDIDLAYSVPGLGRFRCNILIQRGTIGLVFRVIPMKIPTLDELNLPEVLKKIALEPRGLILVTGTTGSGKSTTLAAIIDHINNNRTNNIITIEDPIEYLHRDKKSIINQREVGSDTESFSKALRAALRQDPDVILVGEMRDFETIQTAITAAETGHLVLSTLHTTDATETVNRIIAVFPPYQHKQIRTQLSSVIKGIVSMRLVPRADGSGRVPAVEVLMATETIKECIFDPDKTKMISDVIAKSKVHYGMQTFDQSIYDLFKSGLITYEEALMRATNPDDFTLKVKGIQSTSDLTYEDIEQQKQGSKSGIPIERFHQ; translated from the coding sequence ATGGAAATCAATGAACTTCTGAAAGAGGCTTATTCGAGACAGGCTTCCGATCTTCATATCAAGGTAGGGTCTCCACCTGTGCTGAGGATTCATGGTGAGCTTGTCCCACTGCAAGGCATACAGAGAATAACACAGGAAGAGGCCCTCAAGATGGCTACTATCGTCATGAGTCCGGGCCAGAGGGAGCTGTTCAAGAAGAGACACGATATAGACCTCGCCTACAGCGTACCGGGACTCGGAAGATTCCGCTGCAATATACTTATCCAGCGCGGAACTATCGGCCTTGTCTTCAGGGTAATACCCATGAAAATACCTACACTGGACGAGCTTAACCTACCGGAGGTCCTGAAAAAAATAGCCCTCGAGCCCCGAGGATTAATCCTCGTCACCGGAACAACAGGCAGCGGCAAGTCTACCACCCTTGCTGCGATTATTGACCATATCAATAATAACCGCACGAATAACATCATTACAATTGAAGACCCGATCGAGTATCTCCACCGGGACAAAAAGAGTATCATTAACCAGAGAGAGGTCGGCTCTGATACAGAATCCTTCAGCAAGGCCCTGAGGGCCGCCCTCCGTCAGGACCCGGACGTCATACTGGTAGGAGAGATGAGAGATTTCGAGACCATACAAACAGCAATCACTGCCGCTGAAACAGGACACCTTGTTCTAAGCACACTACATACCACTGACGCCACAGAAACTGTAAACAGGATAATTGCGGTCTTCCCCCCGTATCAGCACAAACAGATACGGACTCAGCTTTCATCTGTAATAAAAGGAATCGTCTCCATGAGACTTGTGCCAAGGGCTGATGGCAGCGGTCGTGTCCCTGCGGTAGAGGTACTCATGGCAACCGAGACCATTAAAGAGTGTATTTTTGACCCTGACAAGACAAAAATGATCTCTGATGTTATTGCAAAGAGCAAGGTTCATTACGGAATGCAGACCTTTGACCAGTCCATTTACGATCTCTTCAAGTCCGGGCTTATAACCTATGAAGAGGCACTGATGCGCGCGACCAACCCTGATGATTTTACACTTAAGGTAAAAGGAATCCAGTCGACAAGTGACCTCACCTATGAAGATATCGAACAACAAAAGCAAGGGTCAAAGAGCGGCATCCCGATCGAGCGATTCCACCAGTAG